TGAAAAATTTGCTACTGGGGGATCTCGATCCAAATTAACGGGGGGGTCATCTGATATGGGCAGCTGATCTACCAGCTCAAACATGCTTTTCTAAACAGGCTCATCACAGAAAAACAATAGCAATTTCATCGTCTCTGACAGCTTCTAATTTATGTCCATGAATGGATGTGTTTCCCATTTTAATGGCTGTGTCTATCCTCCCTTTACCAAATAATCTGGGTCAGCATGCTTTAGATCTCTTAACCACCCACCTTCAGTCCTCATTCACTTTTCACCTTTCAGAACAGACTACAGTGGCCTGCACTCATTACCTCAGCACCTTGGCATGCTACCAGCACTGTTGCTGATATCTCAGACCAATTAACTCCTCAGCGGCTTCCTCTAACGGCTAGCTGACTGACCCACATATGTATCTGCTGCTTTATCTGGGGCTTGGAGTCAAACGGACATTTCGCTTCATTAGTAGAAACTTTACTGGACATACAAACTGCTTGGACAACAGGTTTCATGTCTAACCTGTGGTCCACATGGCTGGCTGTTGGCCCACAGACTGCAATTTTTGTAAATTCCATGAGAGAAAGTTTGTCTCATAGCAGCAAGGAGACTGTTCATGTTGGCTTGTTGAATGAAGTATTAGAAGGCTGTGTGTAAGTTGGCTCGGGGCCCCCACTACATGCTTGTAATGCTGTGCAGCAGGCTTGGTTTGTGTCAGGACAGGAGAGCAGCGTGGGATAAAGCAGGTCGAGATCAGATTCAGAACCACATTACCACTGAACATCTTTCATCCTGTTGCATACCTACCGTAACATCAAACTCTGCATCAGGGAGGATTCATGAAAGAGTCTCCATGGTCTGTCGGTGTTAGGGATGATGCATATCAATGAGAGCAACtccacaagcacagagagagctGCAGTAACAAAGATCTGGCTGTTTCAAGATATGTATCTATCAAAAGCAACAGGGAAGCAAAGGCCTCTCACCCACAGCGCCTTGATCACTGGGTTATGAATAAGTCATAATTCTGAGTGTCTGATGTGCCGTTAAGTGTAAAATACTCCTCCCCAGTGttcatataaacacacagaaaatcttGACTTTGCTGAGGAAGTGCTGTTCAAGCGCTTTCCCAGAACAACCACCAAACAAGCGGAAAGTATTCATCAATTTCAGGATGTAGTGACCTTTATGCTCTCTCAACAATACTGCAGTAAGCACTCTTATGCACAGAatgtgcatatatatacatgcatacatCCACAGACTCAGGCAAATGCCTGTCAACAAGTTGGTACTAATGAGTTACTGTAAAAGTTTCTTGCAGATTAATTTGTATGCTCTCTACATTTTTGAGTTAAATACAAGCATAGATAATACCTCAAAATACTTGGTCCTAATAAAAGTGTAACATTAACCTTTTAAGGCTTAATTCTGACAGCACTCTTTGAGACTAGAGAGCGGTAGACGAGCCGTGAGTGAAGAGATTTCCTGTAGTAGCTGAGAGAGATCACACAAAGTGCCTGCTGACTGCCTCGACGAGGTGTGTTTTGTAGGCTCCATCTCTGTACAGAGCTGCTAATTTGTGGGCATTGTAGTCTTAACAGAGAGCACCATGCTCAGGCTGGATGGGCTATAATCAGCTGCAAACAGAAGGCTCAAACTCCAGAGGAACTAAAAGTGTAGACTGTGTAGCcgaaaaaacaaaagctcatGCAAACAAATGTACGCACATGGTTATGTGCGCTTGAAAGAGCCACATTAACACACATTGATTTTCTCACAATGCACACGCacttaaaaactacatttctgtGTCGTAATGGTTGCTATAAATAGAGCTAAAAAGTTGCCTGTGCGGTGAGTGCTGCTGTGTGAAATGACTGCAGAATGGAAACTGTGATAACAATAAGGAGCCATTGTGCGTGAAGAGGCCTGGAACAATCTCAAGGACTGTAATAGAATAGGGCACTCCCTAAACCATCctcaaacacataaacacacttcaAATACCTGATTATATTGTTCTCGGTCTTTTCTTTATAGCCACAATTCCCTGAAATTAGGATTCACAGCTCATTCAGACACACTGTGTGTGTAGGGCGACGGTTTAGATGGGTAGTTTGACAGGTCATCCTCACAATGCATGAGTGAATCTCTAAAACGTTTGCACAGACACTGATGCTTCCTGtttgcttcctgtttgtttctgtcATTTCCTTATGGGTCTGAAAACGACCAGTGATGTTGGCGGATCTTCTTCATCTCTACTCAGCCCAGTTGTAATTGAAATGCACTCCCTCTGTTTAACCTCCCTCTGGGTAATTATTTGTAGACAGCGTATTTTAGCTGGAATTTTGTGTGATCTCTAATTAGTGTGTGAGATAGTAGTAAGAGAATAAAGTTCAAGTGTCCTGAAGCACTAAAATTTTGCTCAAGCACAAGCAGACGAGATGAGATTTAACTAGGAATGTTTAAGACCGGCTTCATCGTTCAAGTAAAATCAAAGCAGACTTGTGCACAAACTGCAAACACATCCTGTCATGACTTTCAAACACAACAGGGGACTGCAGACATGACTGAATCCCCTTGAACTGAATCACGGCTTAACCGTTCCAAATCTCATACCTGCTACTCAAATGTTGTCATGCTTCGACTTTGTTGTTATGATCTGGTTAATCCTGACTTCACGTGACTCAGTGTAGGGGTAACAGATAATACTTGGTCTGGAAATTCCTGAAGTGTTTTGCCTTGAAATGCCTAGGATCGTGACAGATGTGGTGTAATGATTTACCGTCTTTAATTGAGGCTGGAGGGTTGATTATGTGATTCCTGGTGCTGTACTTGGAGTATTCCTGGCAGGTCACCAGAGTGACTTATAGctcttaattaatttttttttgtgctgaaCTTTTCATCACTGGCAAAATGACACATTCAGCAAGAATTAGAGCAATAATATCGACTCCTATTAGTTAAACAAGCCTCTCCTCCCTTCTATGTGAAAGTTATGGCTCTATAAAGTGCCTGATTAATGGTTTCTCATAACTGATACAGACGGGAGAACCCCTTCTGTCTTAACTCCAGTGGTACCAAGCTGTGCCAAAAATATTCATTTGGTTTTATGGTTCCAGATTTTGAGATCTCTGAAATATCTCCCATTCCCTTTGTACAAAAGACAtgaaagttttttttagttctttgCTTTTGCAGAACTAGAAAATGAATGAAGGTTTAgttggtttagtttatttttacaaaGGGACAAGTATGTTACATGAAATACAGTTGTGAAATGCAGGGCAACACTGTGGTGCTTTGGTTatcactgttgcctcacagcaagaggtTTCGTGGTTTGAACAACTGTGGCTTCCTCTTACAGTTCAAAGAAATGCTTCTTAGTTTGAAATCGGCAAACCAAGCTGCACCATTGGTTAAATGCTATTAATATCTGTTGAGTTTAAGTTCTCAAAACCTGCAAGTAAAGCATTCTGTTTGTGGCTACGTACTAGCAGAGatgaattaaaataataatttatatattatatgGATATAATTTAGGTCAATATAATCTTTAAATCCTGTCTGGGGGAATGCACAGACACAGGCTTCCCTTGGCTCTACCAGTGAGATCTGCCAAGATAGTGAAGTTAACACATCCTGcatatttttctgtatgtatCATGCAGCTGGTTCATGACATCAGAGGGTTTCCAAGAAACTTCATTGCTCCCCTAAGACCAAGGATGCGTCGAGGCCAATATGGTCACAGCAAGTAAATCATAATGCAGCAACAGTGCCATTGATTGTTGGGACTTATGCCCATTGCACGAATACAGattttatttctgttgaataaagaacaaagaaatgCATTTTGCTTTGCTAAGCTTGATGAAAGCCAGTAACTAATGCTGATGTACGTTCATTTATTCAGGCTGTAATTTAAGCAGTGAACTGAAGGATCCCATTGATGTTGTGTCTGCCTGTGACAGCGGCGAGGATATGGCACATTATAATGTGTGATCCTATCAGTGGttccatagtgtagtggtttacacatttccCAAGTGAAAGATTCATGGTTTGAttccaggaggagacacaaattccTCGGGGGTTGCGTCAGGAAAGGCATCTGGCCAAAAATAAAATCTACCAAATCAAAAATGTGGAGCCACCCACTTTAGTGAATACTGAAAGTGGCTTTTGTTTGATTCTGTCAAATGTGGCATGCTGTAACAGAGTTTTGCACTGCTCTGTGCTAACAACTGCTTAGTGGCAAAACACACAGTTTCTATCCCATTGCAGATAAAATCAACCAGCCAGATGTCTACCATGAGTAAAACGAGGACAGAATAAACTCTACATTGTGATTCATCATGACTGTTCTAGCACACACTGGGAAGTTTGCCTTATTACACACTCATAACAAGCTGTTTGTGACTTTAAAGTAGCGCTTTGGGAGTAGGTTTTTGGTAAGGATGAATGTTTGATGACAGAGGTACAAATTGGACACTGTTTGTCATCTGGAAAGCCTAAGGAGGAGCGTGATGATTCATAGTTGCTGGAGAATCATTTGTAGATGTTTCTTACACCCTGTCCTTGTTGTGTTGCTGACTTCAGTGTGTCTCTGTTCATTTAGATTTGCTGTTCAGGCGGTATCATGACTAAAGGAAGCTGATTTGGTGCGCTGTCGCCATTTGGGATGTCTGAAGCCAAACATTACCTCAAAGAGGAAGAAGGCAAAGAAGAGGTGAGAGAAGGGACAACATCTGCTCTGAGAGGATAAGATCAGCAGCCCATCTGGATCTGCGCAAGGAACCTAACAGACCTTTCTCTTTCTAAGGAAGGGAACTGAAACTCTCCAATAGCTTAAAGGGCTTCAAGAATTTTTATTAAGTTTTTCATCATTGTTTTTTACCTTCTCTGAGCTAAAGCCATGTGCCATGTTATTGTAACATGCCGTTCCATGCTGTGGACCCTACTCAGCATTGTAGTGGCCTTTGCTGAGCTCATCGCATTCATGAGCCCGGATTGGTTGCTGGGATCGCCTCGGAATGACACCAGCGGGACCAGGGCAGGAGTGGACTCAGAGTACCGGCCATCTCTCGGCCTTTACAACCGCTGCCTTCGTATTGGGACCCCGCAGGTGAACTGTGGGCCCTATGCCACGACATTTGGAGAAGTGGCCAGCGGTTTCTGGCAGGCTGCCATGTTGTTTCTGGCAGCGGGGACATTAGTGCTTGGGTGTGTGGCCTTTATCTCCATCTTCAGCCTGTGTTTTCAGAGCATCCTGAAGAAGAGCATATTCAACATCTGTGGACTGCTTCAGGCTGTTGCAGGTAAATTGTTAATCTGTATGTATGTGTTAAGTATCTTTGTTACAGAAAGTAATCATGTGCCCCCTCCCACCTTCATATATATGTAAACTATGCTCTGAGGACAGCTTCCACtaaattgaaatgtattttattttatgacatAAATAAATTATAGTATGAAAGGGCATATATAATAAAGTTGCTGGAGTAAAACCAGTTACCAGTCAGATTAAGGGGTCATCCCAGAGTATACTAGTATATAGTCTACTGTTTACAAAATATCAATGAAAACTGATTTCAGAAATTACATATCTAagttttttaggtttttatttcatagtatacaaaatgaaaataaatatatatatatatatatatatatatatatatatatatatatatatatatatatatatatatatatatatatatatattttaaaagacacaaactgaaatcatgttctattaaataataaaaaaaactctgaAACTAAAAACTGGGACCATAAACTCACCATGAAAGGGTTTCGTGAGATTATGAGAAATTATGTCCGTagtaatatttcttttttataaacTTCTATAGAGCAGGACATATTTTTGTAACCATGTAAGTCGCCCTCTGCTGGCTATTTCAAAGAATGGTGGATTGGGGCATTTCTagccttcattttaaaaaatatttaaatacagaagcttaaaaacacagggaaaaaaaattaaaattcccTATGTTTTCtcagtgaaaaacatttttttaagtgttcaTATTTATTGGTCGTTAtgaatgggtgaagtgtcttgcccaaggacacaacgaccgagactgtcggagccagggctcgaatcggcaaccttccgattacaagacgaactgccaactcttgagccacgaccgcccatgaaagatgaagatgaagaataGTTGTTGGATAGGTGGCAGAAATCATACCACAATCCAGCAAatggcaataaaaataaacaattaatatACTATAACACAGTCAGGTGTCAAATAAAGTAGTAAAATAGCAACATTATAAACAGAAGGAGTTATTAAAAAGACCAGTCTCAGCCAAGACAGATTCATTTTTGAGTCCAGACACAAAGTTTCTGAGTTTCAGTATATTTACTCTTAGAAAAATAACAAGCCTGCCCACCAACCCTCCATCCATAATTGTTTATTGAATTTAGGGTTGCAGTGGGCTTGAACTTATCATAGCTGACTTGCCATGAAAGGCTACAAACATACCAAATACATGAATATAAGGTTTTTTTTCATTGCCATGAATCTACTGGGTTCATTCACCATTAATACTAGATGTTGTATGTTACAGGAACTGATTTCAAGAATAGCAGTGCTGAATCATGGTCAAATTCAAGAAACTGAGAAGCTGCATATCACTTGCTCCAGAGCTAATGCTAATATGCCAGTATAGCGTCTATCACATCAAGTCTGTGCAAGCAAGGCTGTTCGAGCTCAGTTTTGAAATCATGCCATACTCTGTAAGGAATGTCAGTACTGCTTTTGTGTTGGCAAGTTACAACATCTGACTTTACAACATCTGATGTTCATCATACTTTCCTAAGTTTATTAATCTTACCACTGTATATTTTGCAATGAATCACACAGGCGGGTTTGACTGCCCAGCTTTACTGAGTAGGTAGTCTGTAATTATGTGATATCACCACTGAGGATGGGGGTCAAATGAGGTCTCTCCACCCATTACAAATCAGCTCGTCAGCTGAAAAATTGGTGTTGTCTTTAGCAAAGCTGACTCACTATTCTCCCACCTGCACTGTGATTTGTTCAAACCTTCAGCTCTGACATGACTAAACCCCTCATATCATCACCTGCTCTTCCTCCAGGCCTGTTACTGATGGTCGGCCTCATGCTGTACCCTGCTGGTTGGGGTTCAGAGAAGGTGAAGTTCTACTGTGGCTCCGATGCGTTGCCGTTTCGACCATTTAATTGTTCACTTGGCTGGGCGTTCTACACAGCGATAGGAGGAACGCTAGCAACCTTCTTGTGTGCCGTTCTGTCTGCACAGGCCGAGATCGCTACTTCCAGCGATAAAGTTCAGGAGGAGATTGAGGATGGGAAAAGTCTGATCTGCCTGCTATGAGCCTTTAGAAACCCTGGGAAGCTGCAGAAGATCACCCACGGTGTAATTTCTCTGATGTGGACTACAACTTCGTGGAGGGAGGACAGATGTTTCTCTGtgggattttttccccccctcatgGTAGTCTGGataaaatcagctgattgttgtAAACAGCCTTAatacccccccctccccccccccctttttttaaatcgCTCTCTTCTGATGGAGACTACCTGATGAGCAGTTGAAAGGGGAATAAAATGCTCTCCCCCCTTTTCAGAACTTCAGTCTAAAAACCTCTGGTAAAGCTGGAGAAGGAGGAAT
This region of Pelmatolapia mariae isolate MD_Pm_ZW linkage group LG12, Pm_UMD_F_2, whole genome shotgun sequence genomic DNA includes:
- the LOC134638963 gene encoding LHFPL tetraspan subfamily member 2a protein-like, which codes for MCHVIVTCRSMLWTLLSIVVAFAELIAFMSPDWLLGSPRNDTSGTRAGVDSEYRPSLGLYNRCLRIGTPQVNCGPYATTFGEVASGFWQAAMLFLAAGTLVLGCVAFISIFSLCFQSILKKSIFNICGLLQAVAGLLLMVGLMLYPAGWGSEKVKFYCGSDALPFRPFNCSLGWAFYTAIGGTLATFLCAVLSAQAEIATSSDKVQEEIEDGKSLICLL